A segment of the Capricornis sumatraensis isolate serow.1 chromosome 8, serow.2, whole genome shotgun sequence genome:
GATGGAGGACACAATTCGTGCATAGGATAAAAATATCAACAGGAATGGAACAATAATGACAAGCCCTCCCAAGATAAAAATCACCGTTTCATTTATCTGAATGTCAGAGCAGGCCAACTTTAGCAGAGCTGACATGTCACAGAAGAAGTGGGGGATCACGTTATCAGCACAGAAAGACAGCCGAGCCGTGAGCAGGGTGTGCAACAAAGAAACGCAGATGGTCAGCACCCAGGACAGCACCAGCAGGGAGAGACAGAGCCTGGGGCTCAGGATGGCGGTGTAGTGCAGGGGGAAgcagatggccacgtagcggtcataggccatggcCACAAGGAGGAAGCTCTCCAGGTCTGCAAAAAGCAGGAAGAAGTACATTTGTGTCAGGCAGCCAGCATAGGGGATGGACGAGATGTGGCTCTGCATGTCCTGTAGCAATTTGGGCATTGTGACAGAGGAGAAGCAGAGGTCAGAGAAAGACAGGTTACTGAGAAACAAATACATgggtgtgtggaggtgggggtccAGGCAAATGAGGACGAGGATGAGAAGGTTCCCCAGGACGGTGATAACATACATGGCCAGGAACAGGGCGTAGAACAGGTCTTGCTGATCAGGTCTAATGGGCAGGCCCAGGAGGAGGAATTCTGAGACGACTGTTTGGTTTCCCATTTTCCTGCTGCTTTTGTTTTACCTTTTGAAAATTAGGAAAAATCTGTATGAAAGTATAagcctaaatatatatatatatatatatatatatagcagaactttcaaaaatattttcattaaatgcCCATAAGTCATAGCAGTTGTTTACTACTTTATTTGAAATCTCCCaagtatgtaaataaatatttatgtaaaggAAACAACAAACGCATATGAAATTATGGGTCAAATTCAATCAAATTCCAAAATTCTCCATGAATGTTCCATAACAGAACCGTGGATGGCGTCAGAGCAGCATGATCTGAAAGTAGACAGGAAGTAGTCTAAATCTGTATGCCTCTCACTTAGGGATACAAACAGTATAATATCAAGCAGAAAATTAGTCACCATCCTTACCACTCAGGAATGATGCTGACGGTGAGTAAGATGATGGTGCTTGTGGTAGTGATgacgatggtgatgatgatggtgatgatgactgATGACAGTGGTAACAAGAGCATGGAAACATTTGTCAGTGCTTGCTCTTGCTAAACACTGGGATAAAAGCATAATATGCACT
Coding sequences within it:
- the LOC138083749 gene encoding olfactory receptor-like protein DTMT, with product MGNQTVVSEFLLLGLPIRPDQQDLFYALFLAMYVITVLGNLLILVLICLDPHLHTPMYLFLSNLSFSDLCFSSVTMPKLLQDMQSHISSIPYAGCLTQMYFFLLFADLESFLLVAMAYDRYVAICFPLHYTAILSPRLCLSLLVLSWVLTICVSLLHTLLTARLSFCADNVIPHFFCDMSALLKLACSDIQINETVIFILGGLVIIVPFLLIFLSYARIVSSILKVRSARGIRKAFSTCGSHLSMVSLFYGTIIGLYLCPSSNNSTVKETVMAVMYTVVTPMLNPFIYSLRNQDIKGALRRVFSKWTVSFFFNQ